In one Henriciella litoralis genomic region, the following are encoded:
- the nadC gene encoding carboxylating nicotinate-nucleotide diphosphorylase has translation MIAPPALPDLLLDPIVRLALSEDLGRAGDLTTDATIAPGTRIEAHIAARKPGRLAGMDAAAYALKLIDASVELDQHLGDGAELSPGSKIATLSGSARSILMAERTMLNFIGRLSGVATLTARFVAEIAHTNATIVCTRKTTPGHRAVEKRAVRCGGGTSHRYGLDDAILIKDNHIAACGSITEALKRAHAYAGHLRMIEIEVDNLDQLEEALPLKPHAVLLDNMDNETLRRAVSMIDGVCKAEASGGVNLDTVKGIAETGVDYISVGALTHSASNLDVGLDLP, from the coding sequence ATGATCGCACCGCCCGCCCTGCCCGATCTGCTGCTTGACCCGATTGTCCGCCTTGCCCTGTCCGAAGATCTTGGCCGCGCCGGAGACCTCACCACAGACGCCACGATTGCCCCTGGCACGCGCATTGAAGCGCACATCGCTGCGCGCAAGCCCGGTCGTCTCGCCGGCATGGATGCTGCCGCCTATGCCCTGAAATTGATCGACGCATCGGTAGAGCTCGACCAGCACCTCGGCGATGGCGCAGAGCTCTCTCCCGGCAGCAAGATCGCCACCCTGTCTGGCTCAGCGCGCTCCATCCTGATGGCTGAACGCACAATGCTGAACTTCATCGGCCGCCTCTCAGGCGTTGCGACGCTGACCGCAAGGTTCGTGGCAGAGATCGCACATACGAACGCGACCATCGTCTGCACACGCAAAACCACGCCCGGCCATCGCGCGGTCGAGAAGCGCGCCGTTCGCTGCGGCGGTGGCACCTCGCACCGCTATGGCCTCGACGACGCGATCCTGATCAAGGACAACCACATCGCCGCCTGTGGCTCGATCACCGAAGCGCTGAAGCGCGCGCACGCCTATGCCGGGCATCTGCGTATGATCGAGATCGAGGTGGATAATCTTGACCAGCTCGAGGAAGCGCTGCCACTGAAGCCGCATGCTGTCCTTCTGGATAATATGGACAATGAGACGCTGCGCCGAGCCGTTTCCATGATTGACGGCGTTTGCAAGGCCGAAGCCTCGGGCGGGGTCAATCTCGATACGGTGAAGGGGATCGCAGAAACCGGGGTCGATTATATCTCGGTGGGCGCCCTCACTCACTCTGCGTCAAACCTTGACGTAGGCCTCGACCTGCCCTGA